CTCGGCGACGGGTTACCATCCTCCGCAACGATGGAGGGGTGCATTGAGCCTGTTCATCACCTTTGAGGGGCCTGAGGGTTCCGGCAAGACGACGCAATTGCAGGCGCTTCGGGGCCATCTGGAAGCCCGCGGGTTCCACGTGTATGCCCCCCGCGAACCCGGAGGCACGCGCATCGGCGACCTGGTGCGCGATATCGTGCTGAACCCGGAGCACACGGAGATGCAGCCCGCGGCGGAGATTCTGCTCTTCTCGGCGGCGCGGGCGCAATTGGTGGGGCAGGAGATTCGCCCGCGGCTGGCCCAGGGGCAAATCGTGCTCTGCGACCGCTACGCCGATTCCACCCTGGCCTACCAGGGGTACGGCCTGGGGCTGGATTTGCAGACGCTTCGCGTCATCACGGCCTTCGCCACCGGCGGGCTTCAGCCCGATCTGACGTTCCTGCTGGACGTGCCCGTGGAGGTGGGGCTGGCGCGCAAGCGAGGGCAGGCCGCCAACGAGTGGAACCGAATGGAGCGCCGCCAACGCGAATACCACGAGCGGGTTCGGGCCGGCTATCGGGAGATGGCCCAGGCAGAGCCGGCCCGCTGGCGCATTCTGGATGCGACGCGGGACTTTGACGATGTCCAGTCGGCCATTCGCGCCGAGGTGGACAGGCTTATCGGCAGCCTGCCGCAGAGTCGGAAATAGGTTGGGTATCGGCAGTTTCCCTACGCCACACCCGCGAGGCTGGGTCGGCATGAACGTACATGCCGCACAATCGTAGGCAAGGAGGAAGGGATGAAACTCATCATCAGCATTGTGAACTCGGATGACGCACGGCCTCTCGTGGATCAACTGCTCCGCAAGGGCCACCGCGCCACCGTCATCAGCACCACGGGTGGCTTTTTGCGCGAGGGGAACGCCACGATCCTGGTCGTAACGGAAGACGAGAAGGTACCCGAAGTGCTGGACACCATCCGCCAGAACTGCCACACGCGCACCCAGTTCGTGAACCCGCTGCCGCCGATCATGGAGCCAGGCGAATTGTACATGCCTACGCCGGTGGAGGTGCAGGTGGGCGGGGCCACGGTGTTCGTCGTCAACGTGGAACAGATGGCGAGGTTCTAGTCAGCGCCCATGGATGCATCGGTGCCCAGCCCCAGTTCGGGCATGTCCTTCTCAATCTGTTCGGGGGTCTGGCCGGCTTCCAGTCGGTCAACGACCTCTTCAAACTCTTCGCCTGCGTCTTCGCCGATTTCTTTGCTCATCTTGCGCATCCAGCGGGCGATGCTTTTCGGGTCGTTCTCGTCTACGTCTCCCAGGCTATCGGTGTCCATGAGGGCATCCAGGCGCGCTTCTTCGGACCGCAGCACGGCCACCCGCGACACCAGTCGGGTCAGGCGTGTCCCTCCACAGCGGGGGCAGCGGGCCTCTGCCGTCTGCGCCTCGGAGAGGGTTCGCCACAGGATGGAGACGCGCCGTCTGCAATCGGCACATCGGTACTCGTAGATAGGCATACGGCCCTCCGGATTCGTCAGGGTATCATCCGCGACGCCTATATTATACAGAGGTTCATCGGCAGGCAAAGTGGACAGGGAGTGCGGTAGTGTATACATTTCGGTGGAACCTTGTCAGACCGATGAGCGACAGCATGAAACGCATAGAGCGTAGGGCAGGTTTCCATACCTGCCCTCTGCCTTCGGCGGCTATGGAAAGCCGCCCTACGTGTCTTGGCATTGCGCCACCAAACCACCACGTGCGACGCACCTCGGAGGTACGTCGCACGTGAATCATGGCGTGTAGGAGGTTTCCATGCGAGCGGAAATGCTACACATCGGTTTTGGCGGGGTCGTGGCGGCCAACCGTATCCTGGCCATCGTCAGCCCCGACTCGGCTCCGGTCAAGCGGATGATCCGCGAGGCCAACGACGCCGGCCGCATCATTGACATGACCTACGGCCGCCGCACCAAGTCGGTCATCGTGCTGGACACCGGCCACCTGGCGCTGGCGGCTCTCCAGCCCGACACCATCGTGGGGCGCTTGCGACAGCAGCGGGAGAGGGAAGCGGAGTGAGCGGCGAACCGGTCTCCAACAAGGCGTTGGCCCCATCGGCGCCGCCACTGCTGGTCGTCATCTCCGGCCCGTCGGGCGTGGGCAAGGATTCGGTCGTGCGCCG
The Chloroflexota bacterium DNA segment above includes these coding regions:
- a CDS encoding dTMP kinase; translated protein: MSLFITFEGPEGSGKTTQLQALRGHLEARGFHVYAPREPGGTRIGDLVRDIVLNPEHTEMQPAAEILLFSAARAQLVGQEIRPRLAQGQIVLCDRYADSTLAYQGYGLGLDLQTLRVITAFATGGLQPDLTFLLDVPVEVGLARKRGQAANEWNRMERRQREYHERVRAGYREMAQAEPARWRILDATRDFDDVQSAIRAEVDRLIGSLPQSRK
- a CDS encoding cyclic-di-AMP receptor, with amino-acid sequence MKLIISIVNSDDARPLVDQLLRKGHRATVISTTGGFLREGNATILVVTEDEKVPEVLDTIRQNCHTRTQFVNPLPPIMEPGELYMPTPVEVQVGGATVFVVNVEQMARF
- a CDS encoding zinc ribbon domain-containing protein, with the translated sequence MPIYEYRCADCRRRVSILWRTLSEAQTAEARCPRCGGTRLTRLVSRVAVLRSEEARLDALMDTDSLGDVDENDPKSIARWMRKMSKEIGEDAGEEFEEVVDRLEAGQTPEQIEKDMPELGLGTDASMGAD
- a CDS encoding DUF370 domain-containing protein, which translates into the protein MRAEMLHIGFGGVVAANRILAIVSPDSAPVKRMIREANDAGRIIDMTYGRRTKSVIVLDTGHLALAALQPDTIVGRLRQQREREAE